The following proteins come from a genomic window of Pirellulales bacterium:
- a CDS encoding adenine phosphoribosyltransferase: MPPAINLKEYIRSIPDFPKPGIMFYDITPLLSAAEALRESIRQLAEHYRGRPIDVVAAAEARGFIFAVPLAIELGLGFVPVRKPGKLPFSTHAFHYELEYGTDTLEIHSDGVASGQRVLLVDDLLATGGTMEACCRLIERAGGHVAGCAFVLELADLHGAERIKEYETFSLMKY; this comes from the coding sequence ATGCCGCCTGCGATCAATCTCAAAGAATACATCCGCTCGATTCCCGACTTTCCGAAGCCGGGGATCATGTTTTACGACATCACGCCGCTGCTTTCCGCGGCCGAGGCTTTGCGCGAATCGATCCGCCAATTGGCCGAACATTATCGCGGCCGACCGATCGACGTGGTGGCCGCGGCCGAGGCGCGCGGCTTTATCTTTGCGGTGCCGCTGGCCATCGAGTTGGGCCTGGGATTCGTACCCGTGCGCAAACCCGGCAAGCTGCCGTTTTCGACGCACGCCTTTCATTACGAGCTGGAATACGGCACCGACACGCTGGAGATTCACAGCGACGGCGTCGCCTCCGGGCAGCGCGTGCTGTTGGTCGATGATTTGCTGGCCACCGGCGGCACCATGGAAGCCTGCTGCCGGTTGATCGAACGCGCCGGTGGGCACGTGGCCGGCTGCGCGTTCGTCCTCGAGCTTGCGGATCTGCACGGCGCCGAACGGATCAAGGAATACGAAACCTTCAGCCTGATGAAGTACTGA